In Bacteroidota bacterium, the following proteins share a genomic window:
- a CDS encoding parallel beta-helix domain-containing protein: MHARAFTFLVLIFFLASSCQTGPQPMAPDTVVAELQKRLIEAEAGTEILLPEGTFSFQRSLSLNDTPGITLKGAGKGKTILNFKDQIEGAEGMLIKNVSGITLEGFTVVDSKGDAIKVQGSENVIMRDLEATWTGGMLSTNGAYGLYPVSSTNVLVENCEASYAMDAGIYVGQSTNVIVRDNYVHHNVAGLEIENTIVGEVYNNTAKFNTGGMLIFDMPDLPQVNGDRIKFYNNLMEDNNNENFAPKGMVVSTIPPGSGMIIMSHSNIAAYNNTIRNHKTIGVAVNSWLFTGVPFESEEFDPFSSNINLYNNVISGNEGPADVSTEYGQLLTAITGGEPVDILTDGIFKPESYDENGQAQGYCFKNNGEALSFVNLNAGLGAAPEEMMQNKTNDLSPFDCELPDFDTSAHNAWLGAG; encoded by the coding sequence ATGCACGCACGTGCCTTTACCTTTCTTGTACTCATCTTTTTCCTTGCCTCCTCCTGCCAGACCGGCCCGCAGCCGATGGCTCCCGACACCGTCGTAGCGGAGCTGCAGAAACGCCTCATCGAAGCTGAAGCCGGCACCGAGATCCTGCTCCCTGAAGGTACCTTCTCCTTCCAGCGCTCTCTTTCCCTCAACGACACCCCCGGCATCACCCTCAAAGGTGCCGGCAAAGGGAAAACCATCCTCAACTTCAAAGACCAGATTGAAGGCGCTGAAGGCATGTTGATCAAAAACGTCAGTGGCATCACACTCGAAGGCTTTACGGTCGTCGACTCTAAAGGTGACGCCATAAAGGTGCAGGGCAGCGAGAACGTGATTATGCGTGACCTCGAAGCCACCTGGACCGGCGGTATGCTTTCCACCAATGGCGCCTACGGCCTCTACCCTGTCAGCAGCACCAATGTGCTCGTGGAGAACTGCGAAGCGTCTTATGCAATGGATGCCGGCATCTACGTCGGGCAGTCTACCAATGTTATTGTGCGGGACAATTATGTGCACCACAACGTGGCCGGCCTCGAAATTGAAAACACCATTGTGGGTGAGGTCTACAACAACACTGCAAAATTCAACACCGGTGGTATGCTCATTTTCGACATGCCCGACCTTCCCCAAGTCAACGGCGACCGTATCAAGTTCTACAACAACCTCATGGAGGACAACAATAACGAAAACTTCGCTCCCAAAGGCATGGTTGTCAGCACCATCCCCCCGGGCTCAGGCATGATTATCATGTCGCACTCCAACATCGCGGCCTACAACAATACCATCAGGAATCACAAAACCATTGGCGTAGCCGTCAACAGCTGGCTCTTTACGGGCGTGCCGTTTGAGTCTGAAGAATTTGATCCCTTCAGCTCCAACATCAACCTGTATAACAATGTCATCAGTGGCAATGAGGGACCGGCGGACGTGTCCACGGAATACGGCCAGCTGCTCACCGCCATTACGGGTGGTGAGCCGGTTGATATCCTGACGGATGGTATCTTCAAACCTGAGTCTTACGATGAAAACGGACAGGCGCAAGGGTACTGCTTCAAGAACAACGGCGAAGCACTGTCTTTTGTAAACCTGAACGCCGGCCTCGGCGCTGCCCCCGAAGAAATGATGCAGAACAAGACGAACGATCTGAGTCCGTTTGACTGCGAACTGCCGGATTTTGATACGAGTGCACACAATGCTTGGCTCGGCGCAGGTTGA
- a CDS encoding SO2930 family diheme c-type cytochrome, whose product MRLPVLILLATTLLAGCQPGGITVPDKPYETLSAYNFFEGELASLTPSAGVLPYDLNSPLFSDYAHKARFVWMPAGVSAKYTTEGVLDFPENTVLIKNFYYENDETDASKGQNVIETRLLINRGAEWEAVGYIWNENRTEAYREVVGGIQAVSWVDNAGTARSTNYIIPNKNQCKSCHLAGKQQVPIGPKARNLNKPFAYNDGEMNQLDKWAQVGYLTGYTPTDTHPKVATWNDPQTGTLEARALAYLDINCGHCHYPDGSANTSGLTLLADAPVDMAMGIYKATVSAGAGTGGHTYSIVPGNPDESIMIYRMNSNNPGAMMPELGRSLIHEEGVALISEWIENLTVDAAHQPSARLQ is encoded by the coding sequence ATGCGATTACCGGTTTTAATACTACTAGCCACCACATTGCTAGCCGGCTGCCAGCCCGGGGGTATCACCGTGCCTGATAAGCCGTACGAAACGCTGTCGGCTTACAACTTCTTTGAAGGTGAACTCGCCAGTCTGACGCCGAGCGCCGGCGTGCTGCCCTACGACCTCAACTCTCCCCTCTTCTCCGACTACGCGCACAAAGCGCGGTTTGTCTGGATGCCGGCAGGCGTCAGCGCCAAATACACCACAGAGGGTGTGCTGGACTTTCCGGAAAACACTGTGCTAATCAAAAACTTCTATTATGAGAACGATGAGACAGATGCATCGAAAGGCCAGAATGTCATCGAAACGCGGCTGCTGATCAACCGTGGTGCAGAGTGGGAAGCTGTGGGGTATATCTGGAATGAAAACCGCACTGAAGCTTACCGGGAAGTTGTGGGAGGGATTCAGGCTGTCAGTTGGGTTGATAATGCCGGCACCGCACGGTCGACCAATTATATAATTCCCAATAAAAACCAGTGCAAAAGTTGCCACCTGGCCGGCAAGCAGCAAGTGCCCATTGGCCCTAAAGCGCGTAACCTCAACAAACCTTTTGCCTACAACGACGGCGAAATGAACCAACTGGACAAGTGGGCGCAGGTAGGCTACCTTACAGGCTATACGCCAACCGATACCCACCCCAAAGTTGCCACCTGGAACGATCCGCAAACTGGCACCCTCGAAGCACGCGCGCTCGCGTACCTCGATATTAATTGCGGGCACTGTCACTACCCCGACGGATCCGCCAACACCTCCGGACTCACGCTGCTTGCTGATGCGCCGGTTGACATGGCTATGGGCATTTATAAAGCTACCGTTTCGGCCGGCGCCGGCACGGGTGGGCATACGTATTCGATTGTACCCGGCAATCCCGACGAATCCATTATGATTTATCGGATGAACTCGAACAACCCAGGCGCGATGATGCCCGAACTCGGGCGCAGCCTGATCCATGAAGAAGGGGTTGCGCTCATTAGCGAATGGATCGAAAATTTAACAGTAGATGCCGCCCACCAGCCATCTGCTCGCTTGCAGTAA